A window of Roseovarius sp. THAF27 contains these coding sequences:
- a CDS encoding isocitrate/isopropylmalate family dehydrogenase gives MTLKPEIVRDLDLVVVRETSSGLYFGLPRGISALPGGERAGTNTLTNSESKVERIARAGFELARRRTGKLTSVDKANVLETMVLWRDVVSQVSREYPDVALSHLHVDAAAMELLRDPKQFDVMVTENLFGDILSDAAATVHATAPEIAGRNVANPIAAILSAAMMLRMSFRLEEEATRIEQAVDRVLDSGLRTQDIFTLEGELVGTTQMGDAVVAALV, from the coding sequence TTGACTCTCAAACCTGAGATTGTCCGTGACCTTGATCTTGTTGTCGTCCGCGAGACCAGTTCGGGCCTGTATTTCGGGCTTCCGCGAGGAATTTCGGCTTTGCCAGGCGGCGAACGGGCGGGAACGAATACGCTGACTAACTCCGAGTCGAAGGTCGAACGGATCGCGCGGGCAGGATTCGAGTTGGCGAGACGGCGCACCGGGAAGTTGACGTCAGTCGACAAAGCAAACGTTCTTGAGACCATGGTGCTCTGGCGCGATGTGGTTTCCCAGGTTTCCAGGGAGTATCCGGACGTTGCACTGTCCCATCTTCATGTGGACGCTGCGGCGATGGAATTGTTGCGCGACCCCAAACAGTTCGATGTCATGGTGACTGAAAACCTCTTCGGGGACATCCTGTCCGATGCAGCTGCAACGGTTCACGCGACCGCTCCTGAAATTGCGGGACGAAATGTCGCCAATCCTATTGCAGCAATCCTCTCGGCGGCGATGATGTTGCGGATGTCCTTCAGGTTGGAAGAAGAAGCAACAAGGATTGAGCAAGCTGTCGACAGAGTGCTGGACTCTGGATTGCGAACCCAAGACATATTCACTCTGGAAGGCGAACTCGTTGGAACAACTCAAATGGGGGATGCGGTCGTGGCGGCGCTTGTCTGA